A DNA window from Meiothermus cerbereus DSM 11376 contains the following coding sequences:
- a CDS encoding complex I NDUFA9 subunit family protein, with protein sequence MKVLLIGGSGYVGSHMAQHLLAQGHQVTVASRRGEGPLEGVRYVVADAAKNEGLLEAAQGQEALIYLVGIIRERDGQTFRLAHVEGVRHSLAAAKAAGIPRFVHMSALGAARGTGSRYYETKAEAEELVQTSGLDWTILRPSLIFGRGDEFFGGVLKGLVSAPLPFIPLIGDGSFVFRPIWVGDVVMAFEQALKRPGTIHRSYNLVGPKEYTFRELLLLVRDTLGSRKPLLPIPLALMDLVVPLISPLPFSPITLDQYRQLKMGNTADPVYMRNAFSLEERSLEAELPNILSTKRLVGA encoded by the coding sequence ATGAAGGTTCTCCTTATTGGTGGCAGCGGCTATGTGGGCAGCCACATGGCCCAGCACCTGCTGGCCCAGGGTCACCAGGTAACGGTGGCCTCGAGGCGCGGTGAGGGGCCCCTCGAGGGGGTGCGCTATGTGGTGGCCGATGCTGCCAAAAACGAGGGCCTGCTCGAGGCGGCCCAGGGCCAGGAAGCGCTTATCTATCTGGTGGGTATCATCCGCGAGCGGGACGGCCAGACCTTCCGGCTGGCCCACGTGGAGGGGGTGCGCCACAGCCTGGCCGCAGCCAAGGCCGCCGGCATTCCCCGGTTCGTACACATGTCCGCGCTAGGCGCCGCCCGCGGCACCGGCAGCCGCTACTACGAGACCAAGGCCGAGGCCGAAGAGCTGGTGCAGACCTCCGGGCTGGACTGGACCATTCTGCGCCCAAGCCTGATTTTTGGCCGGGGCGATGAGTTTTTTGGCGGTGTGCTGAAGGGCCTGGTCAGCGCGCCTCTTCCCTTCATACCCCTGATTGGCGACGGCAGCTTTGTTTTCCGCCCCATCTGGGTAGGGGACGTGGTCATGGCCTTCGAACAAGCCCTAAAGCGCCCTGGCACCATTCACCGCAGCTACAACCTGGTCGGGCCCAAAGAATACACCTTCCGCGAACTGCTGCTTTTGGTGCGCGATACCCTGGGCTCTCGCAAACCCCTGCTCCCTATTCCCCTAGCCCTGATGGATCTGGTGGTGCCCCTTATTTCTCCCCTGCCTTTTAGCCCCATCACCCTGGATCAGTACCGCCAGCTAAAAATGGGCAACACCGCCGACCCCGTTTACATGCGCAACGCCTTTAGCCTGGAGGAGCGTTCACTAGAAGCAGAACTGCCCAACATCCTCTCAACTAAACGGTTGGTTGGTGCTTAG
- a CDS encoding glycosyltransferase family 4 protein gives MFNELLLALLATLTAIVFVGLSIPIARRLGIVDRPGAIKIHAMPTPRFGGVGIVASVLVWGYYTQAVSGWALLGLLVIALTGALDDRFGLSPRLRLLAELVAGLGLGLHFWEPLGGLGLVLGVVLVPLMSNAVNLIDGMNGLAAGNALISVVGMAILLWQSSTEASLTVVLAGSLLGFLLWNYPRAKTFMGDCGSLSIGYLLAMLLLVAASEGWATFLAALVMVGFPLYDTAAGIIRRWRRGKPIFDGDRDHTYDRLDQLYLQDPAKTVAVVWLVSGVLVLVGLVVSQMGLGTGLLLSVLLAGILFWGAYKLGSL, from the coding sequence ATGTTTAATGAACTGCTGCTGGCTTTGTTGGCGACACTAACAGCTATTGTTTTTGTGGGGTTAAGCATTCCGATTGCGCGACGCCTGGGTATTGTTGACCGGCCAGGGGCAATCAAGATTCATGCCATGCCCACCCCGCGCTTTGGCGGTGTAGGGATTGTGGCCAGCGTGCTGGTCTGGGGTTATTACACCCAGGCGGTCTCTGGCTGGGCTTTACTGGGATTGCTGGTTATTGCCCTTACGGGTGCCCTGGACGACCGTTTCGGCCTTTCGCCCAGGCTGCGCTTGCTGGCCGAGCTGGTGGCAGGGCTTGGGCTGGGCCTGCACTTCTGGGAGCCTTTGGGCGGGCTGGGACTGGTGCTGGGCGTGGTGCTGGTGCCGCTGATGTCCAACGCGGTCAACCTGATTGACGGCATGAATGGCCTGGCTGCCGGCAATGCCCTTATTTCGGTGGTGGGGATGGCCATCTTGCTGTGGCAAAGCTCAACCGAGGCCAGTCTGACGGTGGTGCTGGCCGGAAGCCTGCTGGGCTTCTTGCTGTGGAACTACCCTCGAGCCAAAACTTTCATGGGCGACTGCGGCAGCTTGAGCATTGGCTATCTGCTGGCCATGTTGCTGCTGGTGGCTGCGAGTGAGGGCTGGGCTACTTTTTTGGCAGCGCTGGTTATGGTGGGTTTTCCCCTTTACGACACGGCTGCGGGCATTATCCGACGCTGGCGCCGGGGCAAGCCCATTTTTGACGGAGATCGTGACCACACCTACGACCGGCTCGACCAGCTTTACCTGCAAGACCCAGCCAAGACGGTGGCGGTGGTGTGGCTGGTGAGCGGGGTTCTGGTGCTGGTGGGCCTTGTGGTAAGCCAGATGGGCCTGGGCACAGGGCTGCTTTTGAGTGTTTTGCTGGCTGGCATTTTGTTTTGGGGGGCGTACAAGCTGGGCTCGCTGTAG
- a CDS encoding right-handed parallel beta-helix repeat-containing protein, protein MKQWFFLLLVGLLAACATDGQVSPPSSSSNQRPSLRILSPSNGATISGTGTRAEVSVSDDKAVTRLTRQVNGGSEQDISIQPTQSGNIIFWIPLVSGNNTAVIRAYDAEGLSASATLNLQVGSSGSGDAGGGSGGGTIGADYGGYTLPNGPTYYVSPSGSNANDGSRERPWATLSFAVQKLKPGDVLRVLPGSYNESVQVTVSGTASQRITIASESRWGAKLNAQGALFGIDVRGSYVDVVGFEVTGASNSGIISWAPYNRFLFNHVYGIRAQCDSNGGAGVNMSSPDSSDGVMLGNLVHDIGDLSAGFCTRIHGIYQGAPRGMVQNNIIYRARGFGITTWHAATAVTISNNLSFSNLYGGISVGSGDNTRGYKAENFLVANNIVVGNPRGISEEGNTGVNRFVNNLAWNNATNWRLQTSTQQGSLSLDPGFVNYQPDGSGEYTLQSSSPAIDKGISERAPAIDFQARPRLQGSAPDLGPFEVR, encoded by the coding sequence ATGAAACAATGGTTCTTCCTTCTGCTGGTTGGGTTGTTGGCGGCCTGCGCCACCGACGGTCAGGTATCACCCCCCTCCTCTTCTTCCAACCAGAGGCCCAGCCTACGCATCCTTAGCCCATCCAACGGGGCCACCATCAGCGGCACCGGTACCAGGGCCGAGGTGAGCGTTAGCGACGACAAGGCCGTCACCCGCCTGACCCGCCAGGTGAATGGTGGTTCCGAACAGGACATCTCGATTCAACCTACCCAGAGTGGCAACATCATTTTCTGGATTCCGCTGGTAAGCGGTAACAACACCGCGGTGATCAGGGCCTACGATGCCGAAGGTCTGAGTGCCAGCGCCACCCTGAACCTACAGGTTGGAAGTTCGGGCAGCGGTGACGCAGGTGGTGGTTCAGGTGGTGGCACAATTGGTGCCGACTACGGCGGCTACACCCTGCCCAACGGCCCCACCTACTACGTAAGCCCCAGCGGCAGCAACGCCAACGACGGCTCACGCGAGCGCCCCTGGGCCACCCTCTCCTTCGCCGTCCAGAAACTCAAGCCCGGCGACGTCCTGCGGGTGCTCCCGGGCAGCTACAACGAGTCCGTGCAGGTTACTGTCTCCGGTACTGCCTCCCAGCGCATCACCATCGCCTCTGAATCCCGTTGGGGTGCCAAACTCAACGCCCAGGGCGCCCTCTTTGGCATCGACGTGCGCGGCAGCTATGTAGACGTTGTCGGCTTCGAGGTAACCGGGGCCAGCAACAGCGGCATCATCAGCTGGGCTCCCTACAACCGCTTTCTCTTTAACCACGTCTACGGCATCAGGGCCCAGTGCGACAGCAATGGCGGGGCGGGCGTCAACATGAGCTCACCCGACTCGTCCGATGGGGTCATGCTGGGCAACCTGGTGCACGATATCGGCGACCTTTCAGCCGGCTTTTGTACCCGCATCCACGGCATCTACCAGGGTGCCCCCCGCGGCATGGTACAAAACAACATCATCTACCGGGCTCGAGGCTTTGGCATTACCACCTGGCATGCCGCCACCGCCGTTACCATCAGCAACAACCTTTCCTTCTCCAACCTCTACGGCGGCATCTCGGTGGGCTCGGGCGACAACACCCGCGGCTACAAAGCCGAAAACTTCCTGGTAGCCAACAACATCGTGGTGGGCAACCCCCGCGGCATCAGCGAGGAGGGCAACACCGGGGTTAACCGGTTTGTTAACAACCTGGCCTGGAACAACGCCACCAACTGGCGTCTACAAACCAGCACCCAACAGGGCAGCCTGAGCCTCGACCCCGGTTTTGTGAACTATCAGCCGGACGGCAGCGGCGAATACACCCTGCAAAGCAGCAGCCCGGCCATCGACAAAGGCATCAGCGAGCGGGCCCCCGCAATTGACTTCCAGGCCCGGCCCCGCCTCCAGGGCTCCGCCCCCGACCTAGGCCCCTTCGAGGTGCGCTAG
- a CDS encoding MerR family transcriptional regulator produces MRSDLGVYTIAEVEERTGLSSALLRQWERRYGFPRPERSPGGHRLYSETDLEALRHIKQWIAEGVAPAQAVKRYLEGLIQEGPRPPEALSRELEEALLRADTESAERVLSEAYKLHPIEKVVMEVISPCLRRIGDGWHMGRVSTAQEHFASTYLRGSLQGLLNLMGGSLGPTLVVSTLPGEQHEIGSLITALFLRRAGYTVHYLGPNTPLADLKSFAERTGAKAVVLSAVQPISLESLPQEALRGLAPVVVVGGQAAANDPRLVERLGARYMGNDPRVLADALSATLKEAGLW; encoded by the coding sequence ATGCGAAGCGACCTGGGGGTTTACACCATTGCCGAAGTAGAAGAGCGCACCGGGCTTTCCAGTGCTCTGCTCCGCCAGTGGGAGCGTCGGTATGGCTTCCCCCGGCCCGAGCGTTCGCCGGGTGGACACAGGTTGTACAGCGAGACCGACCTCGAGGCCCTGCGCCACATCAAGCAGTGGATTGCTGAAGGCGTGGCCCCGGCCCAGGCCGTCAAGCGCTACCTCGAGGGCCTGATCCAGGAAGGCCCCCGTCCCCCCGAGGCCCTTTCCAGGGAGCTCGAGGAGGCCCTGCTACGGGCCGACACCGAATCCGCCGAGCGCGTCCTCTCGGAAGCCTACAAACTGCACCCGATAGAAAAGGTGGTGATGGAGGTAATCTCGCCCTGCCTGCGCCGCATTGGTGATGGCTGGCATATGGGCCGGGTTAGCACCGCACAGGAGCACTTCGCCAGCACCTATCTGCGGGGCTCGTTGCAGGGCCTGCTCAATCTGATGGGGGGTTCGCTGGGGCCTACCCTGGTGGTCTCTACCCTGCCCGGTGAACAGCACGAGATCGGGAGCCTGATTACCGCCCTGTTCTTGCGCCGGGCAGGCTACACCGTGCACTACCTGGGGCCCAATACCCCCCTGGCCGACCTCAAGTCGTTTGCCGAGCGCACAGGGGCCAAAGCCGTGGTGCTTTCGGCGGTGCAGCCCATTTCACTGGAGTCGCTGCCCCAGGAGGCCCTGCGCGGCCTGGCGCCGGTGGTGGTGGTGGGTGGACAGGCCGCAGCCAACGACCCCCGCCTGGTCGAGCGCCTGGGGGCGCGTTACATGGGCAACGACCCCCGAGTCCTGGCCGATGCGCTCTCGGCAACCCTAAAGGAGGCTGGCTTGTGGTAA
- a CDS encoding cyclic nucleotide-binding domain-containing protein produces the protein MKKVRRKEVIYRAGDRADALYHLERGLVRIIEILPDGRQLTLRHVLPGDYFGEEVLSERQYKYTAEALTEAAAFAVDPKTLSNDDLRALAASLANQMAQVQAYETHLQWGELRSRICRYLLYLADTAAQGRDERGVFVTASHEEIADATASTRESVSKLLSDLRHEGLLDTGYRKIYLVDRKSLELEAESRMLQAV, from the coding sequence ATGAAAAAGGTACGCAGGAAAGAAGTGATTTACCGGGCAGGCGACCGCGCAGATGCGCTGTACCACCTTGAGCGCGGCCTGGTGCGCATCATCGAGATACTACCCGATGGCCGCCAGCTCACCCTGCGCCACGTGCTGCCGGGGGACTACTTTGGCGAGGAGGTGCTCTCGGAGCGGCAGTACAAGTACACCGCCGAAGCCCTCACCGAAGCAGCGGCTTTTGCGGTCGATCCCAAAACCCTCTCCAACGACGACCTGCGGGCCCTGGCGGCCAGCCTGGCCAACCAGATGGCACAGGTGCAGGCCTACGAAACCCACCTCCAATGGGGCGAGCTGCGCAGCCGCATCTGCCGTTACCTGCTCTACCTGGCCGACACCGCCGCCCAGGGGCGCGACGAGCGTGGGGTTTTTGTGACCGCCAGCCACGAAGAAATCGCCGATGCCACCGCTTCTACCCGCGAGTCGGTGAGCAAGCTGCTCTCCGACCTGCGCCACGAGGGTCTGCTGGACACTGGCTACCGCAAGATTTATCTGGTCGACCGCAAGTCCCTGGAACTCGAGGCCGAGAGTCGGATGCTGCAAGCAGTCTGA